In one Halorubrum sp. CBA1229 genomic region, the following are encoded:
- a CDS encoding tRNA (N(6)-L-threonylcarbamoyladenosine(37)-C(2))-methylthiotransferase, protein MATYHIETYGCSSNRGESREIERALRDGGHRPADGPEDADVAILNTCTVVEKTERNMLRRAEELQETTADLVVTGCMALAQGELFEEAGVDAEILHWDEVPTYALNGECPTTTPDAEPVLDGVVGLLPIARGCMSNCSYCITKFATGRVDSPPVEENVEKARALVHAGAKEIRVTGQDTGVYGWDTGDRKLPELLDRICDIDGEFRVRLGMANPGGIHGIHEELADVFAENEELYDFIHAPVQSGSDDVLEEMRRQHRVDKFREVVETFDDRLDHWTLSTDFIVGFPTESDADHELSMDLLAEVRPEKINVTRFSKRPGTDAADMKGLGGTVKKERSKAMSELKMEVVGEAYESMVGERYEVLVVEEGTGDSVKCRDSAYRQIIVQNASDRGVEVGDFLEVEVTGHNTVYAFGEPVDDARSDAAGVDDAGPVPGDD, encoded by the coding sequence ATGGCGACGTACCACATCGAAACCTACGGCTGTAGTTCGAACCGGGGTGAGAGCCGGGAGATAGAGCGCGCGCTTCGCGACGGCGGCCACCGCCCGGCCGACGGACCCGAGGACGCCGACGTCGCCATCCTCAACACCTGCACGGTCGTCGAGAAGACGGAGCGGAACATGCTCCGCCGCGCCGAGGAGCTCCAGGAGACGACCGCCGACCTCGTCGTCACGGGCTGCATGGCGCTCGCGCAGGGCGAGCTGTTCGAGGAGGCCGGTGTCGACGCCGAGATTCTCCACTGGGACGAGGTTCCCACGTACGCGCTCAACGGGGAGTGCCCGACGACCACGCCCGACGCCGAGCCGGTCCTCGACGGCGTCGTGGGCCTCCTCCCCATCGCCCGCGGCTGCATGAGCAACTGCTCGTACTGCATCACGAAGTTCGCGACCGGCCGGGTCGACTCCCCGCCGGTCGAGGAGAACGTCGAGAAGGCCCGTGCGCTGGTCCACGCCGGCGCCAAGGAGATCCGGGTGACCGGGCAGGACACCGGCGTCTACGGCTGGGATACCGGCGACCGGAAGCTCCCGGAGCTGCTCGACCGCATCTGCGACATCGACGGCGAGTTCCGGGTCCGGCTCGGGATGGCGAACCCCGGCGGCATCCACGGGATCCACGAGGAGCTCGCCGACGTGTTCGCGGAGAACGAGGAGCTGTACGACTTCATCCACGCGCCGGTCCAGTCGGGCTCCGACGACGTGCTGGAGGAGATGCGGCGGCAGCACCGCGTCGACAAGTTCCGCGAGGTGGTCGAGACGTTCGACGACCGGCTCGACCACTGGACGCTCTCGACCGACTTCATCGTCGGCTTCCCGACCGAGAGCGACGCCGACCACGAGCTGTCGATGGACCTCCTCGCCGAGGTCCGCCCGGAGAAGATCAACGTCACCCGCTTCTCGAAGCGCCCCGGCACGGACGCCGCCGACATGAAGGGGCTCGGCGGGACGGTCAAGAAGGAGCGCTCGAAGGCGATGTCGGAGCTGAAGATGGAGGTCGTCGGCGAGGCGTACGAGTCGATGGTCGGCGAGCGCTACGAGGTGCTCGTCGTCGAGGAGGGCACCGGCGACTCCGTGAAGTGCCGGGACTCCGCCTACCGCCAGATCATCGTCCAGAACGCGAGCGATCGCGGCGTCGAGGTGGGCGACTTCCTGGAGGTCGAGGTGACCGGTCACAACACGGTGTACGCGTTCGGCGAACCCGTCGACGACGCGCGTTCCGACGCCGCCGGCGTCGACGACGCCGGTCCCGTGCCGGGCGACGACTGA